A window of the Archocentrus centrarchus isolate MPI-CPG fArcCen1 chromosome 9, fArcCen1, whole genome shotgun sequence genome harbors these coding sequences:
- the rhobtb2a gene encoding rho-related BTB domain-containing protein 2 isoform X2: MALSTCEWPQLTDSDMDYERPNVETIKCVVVGDNAVGKTRLICARACNATLTQYQLLATHVPTVWAIDQYRVCQEVLERSRDVVDDVSVSLRLWDTFGDHHKDRRFAYGRSDVVVLCFSIANPNSLYHVKTMWYPEIKHFCPRAPVILVGCQLDLRYADLEAVNRARRPLARPIKSSEILPPERGREVAKELGVPYYETSVVAQFGVKDVFDNAIRAALISRRHLQFWKSHLRNVQRPLLQAPFLPPKPPPPIITVPPPPTTTEEHPAGLLEDPHCADVILVLQERQKIFAHKIYLATSSSKFYDLFIMDMQNEETEKPPRGPISGRELLMRAASFDVCESSDDGDRANLRACTSDGTLKDSEGSRRGRLLSTWSRAFVSIQEELVDDPVTYSPRPMTVVHMDQSMQLGPFRAVLRYLYTGQLDENEKELMHIAHIAELLEVFDLRMMVANILNNEAFMNQEITKAFHVRRTNRVKECLAKGTFSDVIFKLDDGTIMAHKPLLISSCDWMAAMFGGPFVESCTKEVLFPNTTRSCMRAVLEYLYTGRFCSRPDLDAMELIVLANRLCLPHLVALTELYTVTVLTEAAMMGADIDGDVLVYLDMAQFHGAQQLTGWCLHHICTNYNSICRKFPRDMKAKSAENQEYFEKHRWPPVWYLKEDDHYQRARKERDKEDYLYQRRQCKRKWLFWNLPSSPNSNSPSSGSSAVI; the protein is encoded by the exons GCCCCAGCTGACGGATTCTGATATGGACTATGAGAGACCAAACGTTGAAACTATCAAGTGTGTGGTGGTAGGAGACAATGCAGTTGGGAAGACCCGCCTCATCTGTGCCCGGGCTTGCAATGCCACCCTGACTCAGTACCAGTTGCTTGCTACACATGTGCCCACAGTCTGGGCAATTGACCAATATAGAGTATGCCAAGAG GTTTTAGAGCGTTCAAgagatgttgtggatgatgtcaGCGTGTCCCTTAGGCTTTGGGATACTTTTGGAGACCATCATAAGGACCGACGTTTTGCATATGGCAG GTCTGATGTTGTGGTATTGTGCTTCTCGATCGCCAATCCCAACTCTTTGTACCATGTGAAGACTATGTGGTACCCTGAGATCAAACACTTCTGCCCCCGGGCTCCTGTCATCTTGGTAGGATGTCAGCTGGACCTGCGCTATGCTGACCTGGAGGCTGTGAACAGGGCACGGAGGCCTTTAGCTAG ACCAATTAAATCCAGTGAGATTCTTCCTCCAGAAAGAGGCCGGGAGGTGGCCAAAGAGCTGGGAGTGCCATATTATGAGACCAGTGTTGTCGCTCAGTTTGGAGTCAAGGACGTATTTGACAATGCTATCCGAGCTGCGCTCATTTCGCGTCGCCACCTGCAGTTTTGGAAATCTCATCTCAGAAATGTCCAGCGGCCTCTCCTTCAGGCACCCTTCTTGCCACCAAAACCTCCCCCACCTATAATCACTGTGCCTCCTCCCCCTACCACCACAGAGGAGCATCCAGCCGGTCTTCTCGAAGACCCACACTGTGCTGATGTCATCCTGGTCCTGCAGGAGCGACAGAAAATCTTTGCACACAAGATATACCTGGCGACATCCTCTTCAAAGTTCTATGACCTCTTTATTATGGACATGCAAAATGAGGAGACTGAAAAGCCCCCTCGTGGTCCAATCTCTGGGCGAGAGCTGCTGATGCGTGCTGCTAGCTTTGATGTTTGCGAGAGCAGCGATGATGGAGACAGGGCCAATCTAAGGGCCTGCACTAGTGACGGGACCTTGAAAGACTCTGAGGGCAGCCGGCGGGGCAGACTACTCTCCACATGGAGCCGAGCCTTTGTCAGCATCCAGGAAGAGCTCGTGGATGACCCTGTAACATATAGCCCCAGGCCCATGACTGTAGTCCACATGGACCAGTCCATGCAGCTCGGTCCTTTTCGAGCAGTACTTCGCTACTTGTACACTGGCCAGCTAGACGAGAATGAAAAAGAGCTAATGCACATTGCACACATTGCTGAGCTGCTGGAGGTGTTTGACCTGCGGATGATGGTGGCAAACATACTCAATAATGAAGCCTTCATGAACCAAGAAATCACCAAAGCCTTCCATGTACGGCGAACAAACAGAGTCAAAGAGTGCTTGGCCAAAGGCACTTTTTCAG ATGTAATATTCAAGCTAGATGATGGGACGATCATGGCCCACAAGCCTTTACTCATCTCTAGCTGTGACTGGATGGCAGCTATGTTTGGCGGGCCTTttgtggagagctgcaccaaagAG GTCCTCTTTCCCAACACAACTCGCAGCTGTATGAGGGCCGTGCTAGAATATCTGTACACGGGGCGCTTTTGTTCTCGGCCGGACCTGGATGCAATGGAGCTCATTGTTCTTGCCAATCGACTTTGCCTCCCCCACCTGGTTGCACTTACAG AACTCTACACAGTAACAGTGCTCACGGAGGCAGCGATGATGGGGGCTGACATTGATGGAGATGTGCTGGTGTACTTGGATATGGCCCAG TTCCATGGTGCCCAGCAGCTAACTGGTTGGTGTCTTCACCACATCTGTACCAACTACAACAGCATCTGCCGCAAGTTCCCCCGAGATATGAAGGCCAAATCTGCAG AGAACCAAGAGTACTTTGAGAAACATCGCTGGCCACCAGTGTGGTACCTGAAAGAAGACGACCACTACCAAAGAGCACGCAAGGAGCGTGACAAGGAAGACTACCTGTACCAGAGGCGGCAATGTAAACGCAAGTGGCTCTTCTGGAACCTCCCTTCCTCTCCTAACTCGAACTCTCCATCTTCTGGCTCATCTGCTGTCATCTGA
- the rhobtb2a gene encoding rho-related BTB domain-containing protein 2 isoform X1, with protein MEPCFLSRSSSNPMQHFLMLRPQLTDSDMDYERPNVETIKCVVVGDNAVGKTRLICARACNATLTQYQLLATHVPTVWAIDQYRVCQEVLERSRDVVDDVSVSLRLWDTFGDHHKDRRFAYGRSDVVVLCFSIANPNSLYHVKTMWYPEIKHFCPRAPVILVGCQLDLRYADLEAVNRARRPLARPIKSSEILPPERGREVAKELGVPYYETSVVAQFGVKDVFDNAIRAALISRRHLQFWKSHLRNVQRPLLQAPFLPPKPPPPIITVPPPPTTTEEHPAGLLEDPHCADVILVLQERQKIFAHKIYLATSSSKFYDLFIMDMQNEETEKPPRGPISGRELLMRAASFDVCESSDDGDRANLRACTSDGTLKDSEGSRRGRLLSTWSRAFVSIQEELVDDPVTYSPRPMTVVHMDQSMQLGPFRAVLRYLYTGQLDENEKELMHIAHIAELLEVFDLRMMVANILNNEAFMNQEITKAFHVRRTNRVKECLAKGTFSDVIFKLDDGTIMAHKPLLISSCDWMAAMFGGPFVESCTKEVLFPNTTRSCMRAVLEYLYTGRFCSRPDLDAMELIVLANRLCLPHLVALTELYTVTVLTEAAMMGADIDGDVLVYLDMAQFHGAQQLTGWCLHHICTNYNSICRKFPRDMKAKSAENQEYFEKHRWPPVWYLKEDDHYQRARKERDKEDYLYQRRQCKRKWLFWNLPSSPNSNSPSSGSSAVI; from the exons ATGGAGCCCTGCTTTTTATCTCGTTCATCGAGCAACCCTATGCAGCACTTCCTTATGTTGCG GCCCCAGCTGACGGATTCTGATATGGACTATGAGAGACCAAACGTTGAAACTATCAAGTGTGTGGTGGTAGGAGACAATGCAGTTGGGAAGACCCGCCTCATCTGTGCCCGGGCTTGCAATGCCACCCTGACTCAGTACCAGTTGCTTGCTACACATGTGCCCACAGTCTGGGCAATTGACCAATATAGAGTATGCCAAGAG GTTTTAGAGCGTTCAAgagatgttgtggatgatgtcaGCGTGTCCCTTAGGCTTTGGGATACTTTTGGAGACCATCATAAGGACCGACGTTTTGCATATGGCAG GTCTGATGTTGTGGTATTGTGCTTCTCGATCGCCAATCCCAACTCTTTGTACCATGTGAAGACTATGTGGTACCCTGAGATCAAACACTTCTGCCCCCGGGCTCCTGTCATCTTGGTAGGATGTCAGCTGGACCTGCGCTATGCTGACCTGGAGGCTGTGAACAGGGCACGGAGGCCTTTAGCTAG ACCAATTAAATCCAGTGAGATTCTTCCTCCAGAAAGAGGCCGGGAGGTGGCCAAAGAGCTGGGAGTGCCATATTATGAGACCAGTGTTGTCGCTCAGTTTGGAGTCAAGGACGTATTTGACAATGCTATCCGAGCTGCGCTCATTTCGCGTCGCCACCTGCAGTTTTGGAAATCTCATCTCAGAAATGTCCAGCGGCCTCTCCTTCAGGCACCCTTCTTGCCACCAAAACCTCCCCCACCTATAATCACTGTGCCTCCTCCCCCTACCACCACAGAGGAGCATCCAGCCGGTCTTCTCGAAGACCCACACTGTGCTGATGTCATCCTGGTCCTGCAGGAGCGACAGAAAATCTTTGCACACAAGATATACCTGGCGACATCCTCTTCAAAGTTCTATGACCTCTTTATTATGGACATGCAAAATGAGGAGACTGAAAAGCCCCCTCGTGGTCCAATCTCTGGGCGAGAGCTGCTGATGCGTGCTGCTAGCTTTGATGTTTGCGAGAGCAGCGATGATGGAGACAGGGCCAATCTAAGGGCCTGCACTAGTGACGGGACCTTGAAAGACTCTGAGGGCAGCCGGCGGGGCAGACTACTCTCCACATGGAGCCGAGCCTTTGTCAGCATCCAGGAAGAGCTCGTGGATGACCCTGTAACATATAGCCCCAGGCCCATGACTGTAGTCCACATGGACCAGTCCATGCAGCTCGGTCCTTTTCGAGCAGTACTTCGCTACTTGTACACTGGCCAGCTAGACGAGAATGAAAAAGAGCTAATGCACATTGCACACATTGCTGAGCTGCTGGAGGTGTTTGACCTGCGGATGATGGTGGCAAACATACTCAATAATGAAGCCTTCATGAACCAAGAAATCACCAAAGCCTTCCATGTACGGCGAACAAACAGAGTCAAAGAGTGCTTGGCCAAAGGCACTTTTTCAG ATGTAATATTCAAGCTAGATGATGGGACGATCATGGCCCACAAGCCTTTACTCATCTCTAGCTGTGACTGGATGGCAGCTATGTTTGGCGGGCCTTttgtggagagctgcaccaaagAG GTCCTCTTTCCCAACACAACTCGCAGCTGTATGAGGGCCGTGCTAGAATATCTGTACACGGGGCGCTTTTGTTCTCGGCCGGACCTGGATGCAATGGAGCTCATTGTTCTTGCCAATCGACTTTGCCTCCCCCACCTGGTTGCACTTACAG AACTCTACACAGTAACAGTGCTCACGGAGGCAGCGATGATGGGGGCTGACATTGATGGAGATGTGCTGGTGTACTTGGATATGGCCCAG TTCCATGGTGCCCAGCAGCTAACTGGTTGGTGTCTTCACCACATCTGTACCAACTACAACAGCATCTGCCGCAAGTTCCCCCGAGATATGAAGGCCAAATCTGCAG AGAACCAAGAGTACTTTGAGAAACATCGCTGGCCACCAGTGTGGTACCTGAAAGAAGACGACCACTACCAAAGAGCACGCAAGGAGCGTGACAAGGAAGACTACCTGTACCAGAGGCGGCAATGTAAACGCAAGTGGCTCTTCTGGAACCTCCCTTCCTCTCCTAACTCGAACTCTCCATCTTCTGGCTCATCTGCTGTCATCTGA